One region of Mycolicibacterium insubricum genomic DNA includes:
- the thiS gene encoding sulfur carrier protein ThiS: MKLIVNDEEVEVAAPATVTALLAQLGYPEKGVAVAVDYTVRPKSAWQQPLSEGDRIEVLTAVQGG, translated from the coding sequence ATGAAGCTGATCGTCAACGACGAAGAGGTCGAGGTCGCCGCACCGGCCACCGTCACCGCGCTGCTGGCGCAGCTCGGCTACCCGGAGAAGGGCGTGGCCGTCGCGGTCGACTATACGGTGCGCCCCAAATCCGCCTGGCAGCAACCACTTTCCGAGGGCGACCGCATCGAGGTGCTGACGGCGGTGCAGGGTGGCTGA
- a CDS encoding NUDIX hydrolase produces MRGDGDGWVISDAGTHHWGRHGAAGLLLRAPRPDGGAAVLLQHRAPWSHQGGTWGLPGGALDSHESPEQAAVREAHEEAGLADTALRVRSTVVTAEIVALGGGRWSYTTVIADAAELLDTVANRESTELRWVAEEDVDGLPLHPGFAASWPRLRAVIAELPLE; encoded by the coding sequence GTGCGTGGTGACGGCGACGGCTGGGTGATTTCCGATGCGGGAACCCATCATTGGGGGCGCCACGGCGCGGCCGGCCTGCTGCTGCGCGCGCCACGCCCGGACGGCGGGGCCGCGGTGCTGCTGCAGCACCGCGCGCCGTGGAGCCACCAGGGTGGCACCTGGGGACTGCCCGGCGGCGCCCTGGACAGCCACGAAAGCCCCGAGCAGGCCGCCGTGCGCGAGGCCCACGAGGAGGCCGGACTGGCCGACACCGCCCTGCGGGTGCGCTCCACCGTGGTCACCGCGGAGATCGTCGCGCTCGGCGGCGGCCGGTGGAGCTACACGACCGTCATCGCCGACGCGGCCGAGCTGCTCGACACCGTCGCCAACCGGGAGAGCACCGAGCTGCGCTGGGTGGCCGAGGAGGACGTCGACGGCCTGCCGCTGCACCCCGGGTTCGCCGCCAGCTGGCCGAGGCTGCGCGCGGTGATCGCCGAACTCCCGCTGGAGTGA
- the thiE gene encoding thiamine phosphate synthase, translated as MPHTEPAPTATHRDLGRLYLCTDARRERGDLAEFADAALAGGVDIIQLRDKDSAGEARFGPLEARQELEALAILADAARRHGRLVAVNDRADIARAAGADVLHLGQDDLPLAVARDIVGPAVIIGRSCHDEAQVDMALLEPVDYFCVGPCWPTPTKPGRPAPGLDLVRHAAASGTDKPWFAIGGIDAERLDEVLAAGATRIVVVRAITAAEDPGAAAAALAAALA; from the coding sequence GTGCCCCACACCGAACCCGCGCCGACCGCCACGCACCGTGACCTGGGGCGGTTGTACCTGTGCACCGACGCGCGCCGGGAACGCGGCGATCTGGCCGAATTCGCCGATGCCGCCCTGGCCGGCGGGGTGGACATCATCCAGTTGCGCGACAAGGACTCGGCCGGCGAAGCGCGCTTCGGGCCGCTGGAGGCGCGTCAGGAACTCGAGGCCCTGGCGATACTGGCCGACGCCGCCCGCCGGCACGGCCGCCTGGTGGCGGTCAACGACCGCGCCGACATCGCCCGCGCCGCCGGGGCCGACGTCCTGCACCTGGGCCAGGATGACCTGCCGCTGGCCGTCGCCCGAGACATTGTCGGGCCCGCGGTGATCATCGGGCGTTCCTGCCACGACGAGGCGCAGGTGGATATGGCGCTACTGGAACCAGTGGATTACTTCTGCGTGGGCCCGTGCTGGCCGACCCCGACCAAACCCGGGCGCCCGGCACCCGGACTGGACCTGGTACGCCACGCCGCGGCCAGTGGCACCGACAAGCCCTGGTTCGCCATCGGCGGCATCGACGCCGAGCGACTGGACGAGGTGCTGGCGGCCGGGGCCACCCGGATCGTCGTGGTCCGGGCCATCACCGCCGCCGAAGACCCGGGCGCGGCCGCCGCGGCGCTGGCCGCCGCGCTGGCCTGA
- a CDS encoding SGNH/GDSL hydrolase family protein, which produces MRRYAALGSSMAAGPGITPRVPGSPRPAGRSERNYPHLVAEALGAELTDVTFSGATTENLLSRKQFGAPPQLEVLDESADLVTITIGGNDVGYVPMMIAALTPGLLHRLPGVGAGLTGLLDPARRELALAAAGPALRAVGTAARDAAPNARIVFVDYLTLLPPAGQPARPLSERNAELARHVAARLAEITASAATDTGCELVSAAAASVDHHAWSPDPWTAGPGLSVPLLLGRAPLTFHPNAAGMRAVADLVLDHLGADR; this is translated from the coding sequence ATCCGTCGCTACGCCGCCCTGGGCAGCTCGATGGCCGCCGGGCCGGGCATCACGCCCCGGGTGCCGGGCAGCCCGCGGCCGGCCGGACGGTCGGAGCGCAACTATCCGCACCTGGTCGCCGAGGCGTTGGGCGCCGAGTTGACCGACGTCACGTTCTCCGGTGCGACGACGGAAAACCTGTTGTCGCGCAAGCAGTTCGGCGCACCACCGCAGCTGGAGGTGCTCGACGAGAGCGCCGACCTGGTCACCATCACCATCGGCGGCAACGACGTCGGCTACGTACCGATGATGATCGCCGCGCTGACCCCCGGGCTGCTGCACCGGCTGCCCGGCGTCGGGGCCGGACTGACCGGCCTACTCGACCCGGCACGCCGCGAACTCGCGCTGGCCGCCGCCGGCCCGGCGCTGCGCGCCGTCGGCACCGCGGCCCGCGACGCCGCACCGAACGCCCGCATCGTGTTCGTCGACTACCTCACGCTGCTGCCCCCGGCCGGGCAGCCCGCCCGGCCGCTGTCGGAGCGCAACGCCGAGCTGGCCCGCCACGTCGCCGCCCGGCTGGCCGAGATCACCGCGTCCGCCGCGACCGACACCGGCTGCGAACTGGTGAGCGCCGCCGCGGCCAGCGTCGACCACCACGCGTGGTCGCCCGACCCGTGGACGGCCGGCCCCGGACTCTCGGTGCCGCTGTTGCTGGGGCGCGCCCCGCTGACCTTCCACCCGAACGCCGCCGGGATGCGCGCGGTCGCCGACCTGGTACTCGACCACCTCGGGGCGGATCGATGA
- a CDS encoding serine/threonine-protein kinase PknG → MSADETPEDVPEAEDPGTQRADVFADSASTLRPMATQAVYRPDFDDDDDDDDLSSGRSDTTRTSEPVRMVAPVRRVGGGLVEMHPAPELDPLTALMTNPVVGEKKRFCWSCNRPVGRSGPDGPGAISGNCPHCGAEYSFVPQLKPGDMVADQYEIKGCIAHGGLGWIYLAVDHNVNERPVVLKGLVHSGDAEAQAIAMAERRFLAEVAHPSIVKIYNFVEHPDSRGEPVGYIVMEYVGGLSLKQHGTLRLPVPQAIGYMLEILPALGYLHSIGLCYNDLKPENIMLTGDQLKLIDLGAVSRINSFGFLYGTPGYQAPEIVRTGPTVASDIYTVGRTLAALTLVMPVKKGRYLDGLPEDDPVLAKYDSFARLLRRAADPDPRRRFGSAEEMAGQLLGVLREVVAQDTGLPRPGLSTMFSPSRSTFGVKLLVAHTDVYLDGQPHSEKLTATEIVTALPVPLVDPTDPGAAVLSATVLSQPVQTLDSLRAARHGALDAEGIDLSTSVEVPLMEVRALLDLGDVAKAASKLDDLANKVGRPWRLIWFRAVSELLSTDYEGATRHFTEVLDALPGELAPKLALAATAELSGGADEESFYETVWRTDNGVIAAGFGLARAQAVRGDREASVQTLDAVPSTSRHFTTARLTSAVTMLSARSISEVTEEQIREAARRVDTLPETEPRVPQIRALVLGTALDWIIDNTADPHHILGFPFTESGLRLGVEASLRTLARLSPSQTHRYTLIDMANTVRPMTTF, encoded by the coding sequence ATGAGCGCCGACGAGACACCGGAGGACGTCCCCGAGGCCGAGGACCCCGGCACCCAGCGGGCCGACGTGTTCGCCGATTCCGCATCCACGCTGCGGCCGATGGCCACCCAGGCGGTGTACCGCCCGGACTTCGACGACGACGATGATGACGACGACCTGTCCTCCGGCCGTTCCGACACCACCCGGACCTCCGAGCCGGTGCGGATGGTCGCGCCGGTCCGCCGGGTCGGCGGTGGGCTGGTCGAGATGCATCCGGCGCCCGAGCTCGACCCGCTGACCGCGCTGATGACCAATCCCGTTGTCGGGGAGAAGAAACGCTTCTGCTGGAGCTGCAACCGCCCGGTCGGCCGATCCGGCCCCGACGGCCCGGGCGCGATCTCCGGCAACTGCCCGCACTGCGGCGCCGAGTATTCGTTCGTGCCGCAGCTCAAGCCCGGCGACATGGTGGCCGACCAGTACGAGATCAAGGGCTGCATCGCCCACGGCGGTCTGGGCTGGATCTATCTGGCCGTCGACCACAATGTCAACGAACGCCCCGTCGTACTCAAGGGCCTGGTGCATTCCGGCGACGCCGAGGCACAGGCCATCGCGATGGCCGAGCGGCGATTCCTGGCCGAGGTGGCGCACCCGTCGATCGTCAAGATCTACAACTTCGTCGAGCACCCGGACAGTCGCGGCGAACCGGTCGGCTACATCGTGATGGAGTACGTCGGCGGCCTGTCGCTCAAACAGCATGGCACACTGCGGCTTCCGGTGCCACAGGCGATCGGATATATGCTGGAGATCCTGCCGGCGCTGGGCTATCTGCACTCGATCGGGTTGTGCTACAACGACCTCAAGCCGGAGAACATCATGCTGACCGGCGACCAGCTCAAGTTGATCGACCTGGGCGCGGTGTCGCGCATCAACTCGTTCGGTTTCCTCTACGGAACCCCGGGCTATCAGGCGCCGGAGATCGTCCGCACCGGCCCGACGGTGGCCAGCGACATCTACACCGTCGGGCGCACCCTGGCGGCGCTGACCCTGGTGATGCCGGTGAAGAAGGGCCGCTATCTCGACGGGCTGCCCGAGGACGATCCGGTGCTGGCCAAGTACGACAGCTTCGCCCGGTTGTTGCGCCGCGCCGCCGATCCGGATCCGCGCCGGCGGTTCGGCAGTGCCGAGGAGATGGCCGGTCAACTACTCGGTGTGCTGCGCGAAGTCGTCGCCCAGGATACCGGGCTGCCCCGCCCCGGCCTGTCCACCATGTTCAGCCCGTCACGGTCCACGTTCGGGGTGAAACTGCTGGTGGCCCACACCGACGTCTACCTCGACGGGCAACCGCACTCGGAGAAGCTGACCGCCACCGAGATCGTCACCGCGCTGCCCGTCCCGCTGGTCGACCCGACCGACCCGGGGGCCGCAGTGCTCTCGGCGACGGTGCTGTCCCAGCCGGTGCAGACCCTGGATTCGCTGCGCGCGGCCCGGCACGGCGCGCTGGATGCCGAGGGCATCGACTTGAGCACCTCCGTCGAGGTCCCACTGATGGAGGTCCGCGCGCTGCTGGATCTGGGCGACGTCGCCAAGGCGGCCAGCAAGCTCGACGACCTGGCCAACAAGGTGGGCCGACCCTGGCGGCTCATCTGGTTCCGCGCGGTATCCGAGTTGCTGTCGACCGACTATGAGGGCGCCACAAGGCATTTCACCGAAGTGCTCGACGCGCTTCCGGGTGAGCTGGCGCCGAAGCTGGCGCTGGCGGCCACCGCGGAACTGTCCGGCGGCGCCGACGAGGAAAGCTTCTACGAGACGGTGTGGCGCACCGACAACGGGGTTATCGCCGCCGGGTTCGGGCTGGCCCGGGCGCAGGCCGTGCGCGGCGACCGCGAGGCCTCGGTGCAGACGCTGGACGCGGTCCCCTCGACGTCGCGGCATTTCACCACCGCGCGGCTGACCAGCGCCGTGACCATGCTGTCCGCCCGGTCGATCAGCGAGGTCACCGAGGAACAGATCCGGGAGGCCGCCCGCCGCGTGGACACGCTGCCGGAGACCGAGCCGCGGGTCCCGCAGATCCGGGCGCTGGTGCTGGGCACCGCGCTGGACTGGATCATCGACAACACCGCCGACCCGCATCACATCCTCGGTTTCCCGTTCACCGAATCCGGGTTGCGCCTGGGCGTGGAGGCGTCGCTGCGCACACTGGCGCGACTGTCCCCCAGCCAGACGCACCGCTACACGCTCATCGACATGGCCAATACCGTACGGCCGATGACGACGTTTTGA
- a CDS encoding glutamate ABC transporter substrate-binding protein codes for MIGRRLLAAAGAVLLTGCGAVSVPPTPPSLSLAPPTPAGMAELPPERATAPSSPDDCNATASLRPFPDKAAADAAVAKIRARGRLIVGLDVGSNLFSFRDPVTGDINGFDVDLAGEVARDIFGSPNQIEYRILSSAERITALQKEQVDIVVKTMTITCERRKQVNFSTVYLYAYQRILAPRSSAIAQWSDLSGKRVCAVRGTTSLDRIQQIYPAPIIVSVVTWADCLVALQQRQADAVSTDDTILAGLMSQDPYLHIVGPSMAQEPYGIGINLANTGLVRFVNGTLARVRADGTWNTLYRKWLTVLGPTPTPPAARYVD; via the coding sequence ATGATCGGCCGTCGGCTGTTGGCCGCGGCCGGTGCGGTGCTGCTGACCGGTTGCGGCGCCGTCAGCGTGCCGCCCACCCCACCGTCGCTGAGCCTCGCGCCGCCGACGCCGGCCGGGATGGCCGAACTGCCGCCCGAGCGCGCAACCGCCCCCAGTTCGCCGGATGACTGCAACGCCACCGCCAGCCTGCGGCCGTTCCCGGACAAGGCCGCCGCCGACGCCGCGGTCGCCAAGATCCGGGCCCGCGGGCGTCTCATCGTCGGGCTGGACGTCGGCAGCAACCTGTTCAGCTTCCGCGATCCGGTAACCGGCGATATCAACGGTTTCGACGTGGACCTGGCCGGTGAGGTGGCCCGGGACATCTTCGGCAGCCCCAATCAGATCGAGTACCGCATCCTCAGTTCGGCCGAACGGATCACCGCCCTGCAGAAGGAGCAGGTCGACATCGTGGTCAAGACCATGACCATCACCTGCGAACGCCGCAAGCAGGTCAACTTCTCCACCGTGTACCTCTATGCGTATCAGCGGATTCTGGCGCCGCGCAGTTCGGCGATCGCCCAGTGGTCGGATCTGTCGGGCAAGCGCGTGTGCGCGGTGCGCGGCACCACCAGCCTGGACCGGATCCAGCAGATCTACCCGGCGCCGATCATCGTGTCGGTGGTGACCTGGGCCGACTGCCTGGTGGCCCTACAGCAGCGTCAGGCCGACGCGGTGTCCACCGACGACACGATCCTGGCCGGGCTGATGTCCCAAGACCCGTACCTGCACATCGTCGGGCCCAGCATGGCCCAGGAGCCCTACGGCATCGGTATCAACCTGGCCAACACCGGGCTGGTGCGGTTCGTCAACGGCACGCTGGCCCGCGTCCGCGCCGACGGCACCTGGAATACCTTGTACCGCAAGTGGTTGACGGTTTTGGGGCCGACACCGACACCTCCGGCGGCCAGGTATGTGGATTGA
- a CDS encoding ABC transporter ATP-binding protein → MIELRDLTKRYGATAAVDDLTATVEPGVVTGFLGPNGAGKSTTMRLVLGLDRPTAGTATIDGRRYRDLDHPLRTVGALLDPRQFQPHRTVAAHLRWIAASNAIPRARVDEVLGEVGLDTVAGRRAGTLSLGMCQRLGIAAALLGDPAVLLFDEPVNGLDPEGIRWVRTLMRDLAADGRTVLVSSHLLSEMADTADRLLVIGRGRLLAATTVADFRARGTGGGVRVRSPQLAQLRTALTDGGHTVVDDGPDALLVTGTDTDRVGQLAADRGVVLHELTDRTASLEDAYLELTDPVTDYRAGQP, encoded by the coding sequence ATGATCGAGCTGCGCGACCTCACCAAGCGCTACGGCGCCACCGCGGCCGTCGACGACCTCACCGCGACAGTGGAACCCGGCGTCGTCACCGGGTTCCTCGGCCCCAACGGCGCCGGGAAATCCACCACCATGCGGCTGGTCCTCGGCCTGGACCGGCCCACCGCCGGCACCGCCACCATCGACGGGCGTCGCTACCGCGACCTGGACCACCCGCTGCGCACCGTCGGCGCGCTGCTGGACCCGCGACAGTTCCAGCCGCACCGCACGGTGGCCGCACACCTGAGATGGATCGCCGCCAGCAACGCCATCCCGCGTGCCCGGGTGGACGAGGTGCTGGGCGAAGTCGGGCTCGACACGGTCGCCGGCCGGCGGGCCGGCACCCTGTCGCTGGGCATGTGCCAGCGCCTGGGTATCGCGGCCGCGCTGCTGGGCGACCCGGCCGTGCTGCTGTTCGACGAACCGGTCAACGGCCTGGACCCCGAGGGCATTCGCTGGGTGCGCACCCTGATGCGCGACCTGGCCGCCGATGGTCGCACCGTACTGGTGTCCTCGCACCTGCTCTCGGAGATGGCCGACACCGCCGACCGGCTGCTGGTCATCGGTCGCGGCCGGTTGCTGGCCGCCACCACCGTTGCCGACTTCCGGGCCCGCGGTACCGGCGGTGGTGTTCGGGTCCGCAGCCCGCAACTCGCGCAGTTGCGCACCGCGCTGACCGACGGCGGCCACACCGTCGTCGACGACGGGCCCGACGCGCTGCTGGTCACCGGTACCGATACCGACAGGGTCGGCCAACTCGCCGCCGACCGCGGCGTCGTCCTGCATGAATTGACCGACCGCACGGCGTCCCTGGAGGACGCCTACCTGGAACTGACCGACCCGGTCACCGACTACCGGGCCGGGCAGCCGTGA
- the thiO gene encoding glycine oxidase ThiO translates to MGGTLAVLGGGVIGLSVARRAARDGWTVTVHRGTEPGASWVAGGMLAPHSEGWPGEEELLRIGLESLALWRAQGPGSYRDGLPENIITARESLVVAVDRADVADLATVRDWLAAQGHPVVATTAARDLEPLLARTIRHGFLATDELAVDNRGVVEALLADCERHGVGWAGPVDDLADVDADQVVIATGIDAPKLWPGLPVRPVKGEILRLRRRPGALPVPTRVIRARVHGRPLYLVPRTDGVVVGATQYEHGRDTAPSVSGVRDLLEDACAVMPGLGEYELAEAAAGLRPMTPDGVPVVGRLDERTLAAVGLGRSGFLLAPWTAQRIAEELADSARAPRPGRADRATA, encoded by the coding sequence ATGGGCGGGACGCTGGCCGTACTCGGCGGCGGGGTGATCGGCCTGTCGGTGGCCCGCCGCGCGGCCCGCGACGGCTGGACCGTGACCGTGCACCGCGGCACCGAACCCGGCGCCTCCTGGGTGGCCGGCGGCATGCTCGCCCCGCACAGCGAGGGCTGGCCCGGCGAAGAGGAACTGCTGCGCATCGGCCTGGAATCGCTGGCGCTGTGGCGCGCCCAGGGTCCCGGCAGCTACCGCGACGGCCTGCCCGAGAACATCATCACCGCCCGAGAATCCCTGGTGGTCGCCGTCGACCGTGCCGACGTCGCCGACCTGGCGACGGTGCGCGATTGGCTTGCCGCCCAAGGCCATCCGGTGGTCGCCACCACCGCCGCCCGCGACCTGGAACCCCTGCTGGCCCGGACCATCCGGCACGGCTTCCTGGCCACCGACGAACTCGCCGTCGACAACCGCGGTGTCGTCGAGGCGCTGCTCGCCGACTGTGAACGCCACGGCGTCGGCTGGGCGGGCCCGGTGGACGACCTCGCCGACGTCGACGCCGACCAGGTGGTGATCGCCACCGGCATCGACGCCCCGAAACTGTGGCCCGGCCTGCCGGTCCGCCCGGTCAAGGGCGAGATCCTGCGGCTGCGCCGACGCCCCGGCGCCCTGCCGGTGCCCACCCGGGTGATCCGCGCCCGGGTACACGGACGCCCCCTCTACCTGGTGCCCCGCACCGACGGCGTCGTCGTCGGCGCCACCCAGTACGAACACGGCCGCGACACCGCGCCGTCGGTCAGCGGTGTGCGGGACCTGCTGGAGGACGCCTGCGCGGTGATGCCCGGGCTGGGCGAATACGAACTGGCCGAAGCCGCCGCCGGACTGCGGCCGATGACCCCCGACGGCGTGCCCGTGGTGGGCCGGCTCGACGAGCGCACCCTGGCCGCGGTAGGGCTGGGCCGCTCCGGATTCCTGCTGGCGCCGTGGACCGCACAACGCATCGCCGAGGAACTCGCGGACTCGGCCCGGGCGCCGCGACCGGGCCGGGCAGACAGAGCCACCGCATAG
- the glnX gene encoding protein kinase G-activating protein GlnX, which translates to MTVELAHPSTEPLASRSRPGQALPRWWFLWTTPGRILAIGLTLATLGVLTAFATSTAINSRQQALTTVLNHTEPLSFAAGQLYTKLSVADAAAATAFIAGTEPQPVRQRYEQALTDASVALTQASSGLTDPTMQELLGRINARMAVYTGLIETARTNNRAGNPVGSSYLSEASSLMQDGILPDAQKLYEWASGRVDAATTASTRIPAPAILVVATTIVFGLFAARWLARRTRRRINLGLVAGGLAIAVMVGWVGTALIISTAGSRQAKNTSADSLRVITNLSITAQQARADETLSLIRRGDENARKQSYYHRMQTMDELLTSYLSRHDSVDKSDLADADQLLARWQSADERINAYISVGNYQAATQVALGTGEDDSTPAFDKLEQALSSGLKASRNQLRSDIVSAQRVLSGTTVGGIVLSLGAAIAVALGLWPRMSEYR; encoded by the coding sequence GTGACGGTTGAGCTGGCGCACCCGTCCACCGAGCCCCTGGCCTCCCGCTCCCGGCCCGGCCAGGCGCTGCCGCGCTGGTGGTTCCTGTGGACGACGCCCGGCCGGATCCTGGCCATCGGCCTGACCCTGGCCACTCTCGGCGTGCTCACCGCATTCGCCACCTCGACGGCGATCAACTCCCGCCAGCAGGCGCTGACCACCGTCCTCAACCACACCGAACCGCTGTCGTTCGCGGCCGGGCAGCTCTACACCAAACTGTCGGTGGCCGACGCCGCCGCGGCCACCGCGTTCATCGCCGGGACCGAGCCGCAGCCCGTCCGGCAGCGCTACGAGCAGGCACTCACCGATGCGTCGGTCGCCCTGACCCAGGCCTCGTCCGGACTGACCGACCCGACCATGCAGGAGCTGCTGGGCCGGATCAACGCCCGGATGGCCGTCTACACCGGGCTGATCGAGACCGCCCGCACCAACAACCGGGCCGGCAACCCGGTCGGCTCCTCGTACCTGTCGGAGGCGTCGTCGCTGATGCAGGACGGCATCCTGCCCGATGCCCAGAAGCTCTACGAGTGGGCTTCGGGCAGGGTCGACGCCGCGACCACCGCGTCCACCCGCATCCCCGCGCCGGCCATCCTGGTGGTGGCGACCACCATCGTGTTCGGGCTGTTCGCCGCGCGCTGGCTGGCCCGGCGGACCCGGCGCCGGATCAACCTCGGGCTGGTCGCCGGCGGTCTGGCGATCGCGGTGATGGTCGGCTGGGTCGGCACCGCGCTGATCATCTCGACGGCCGGCAGCCGGCAGGCCAAGAACACCTCGGCGGACTCGCTGCGGGTGATCACCAACCTGTCGATCACCGCCCAGCAAGCCCGGGCCGACGAGACCCTGTCGCTGATCCGGCGCGGCGACGAGAACGCCCGGAAGCAGTCCTACTACCACCGCATGCAGACCATGGACGAGCTGCTGACCAGCTATCTGTCCCGGCACGACAGCGTGGACAAGTCCGACCTGGCCGACGCCGACCAACTGCTCGCCCGCTGGCAGTCCGCCGACGAGCGGATCAACGCCTACATCTCGGTCGGCAACTACCAGGCCGCCACGCAGGTCGCACTGGGCACCGGGGAGGACGATTCCACCCCCGCCTTCGACAAGCTGGAGCAGGCACTGTCGTCCGGGCTCAAGGCCAGCCGCAACCAGTTGCGCAGTGACATCGTGTCGGCCCAGCGGGTGCTGTCGGGCACCACCGTCGGCGGCATCGTGCTGTCGCTGGGCGCGGCGATCGCCGTGGCGCTGGGACTCTGGCCGCGGATGAGCGAGTACCGATGA
- a CDS encoding cytochrome c oxidase assembly protein: MSDPVAVPLTPAVAVSVWLFDPVTVVLVGLAALGYWRAWRSAPATDRGGPDGNTSAAAWCFGAGLVLWLLTGCSAIAVYAPVLFWMRALQVLVLMFAVPLLLACGRPVATVRAGLGGGARRRLDDALASTPARMLISPAPTALVMLGTPWLLYLTPWYVASMTGPIASATRVLLVLIGFGYFYSRIQADPVPHRYSPMISICISVAESIGDGLLGVVLWLGPLVAVDYYAGLHRTWGPSPRVDQSIGAGILWLVADVLSLGFLLVLMRALRLHEARRAEQVDAELDAADLSVADGDAPGPEPPGAPWWLSDPQLRARFGR, encoded by the coding sequence GTGTCCGACCCGGTGGCGGTTCCGCTGACACCGGCCGTGGCGGTGTCGGTGTGGCTTTTCGACCCGGTGACCGTGGTGCTCGTCGGGCTTGCGGCACTGGGCTATTGGCGAGCATGGCGCAGCGCTCCCGCGACCGACCGTGGTGGTCCCGACGGGAACACAAGCGCGGCTGCGTGGTGTTTCGGTGCGGGCCTGGTGCTGTGGCTGCTGACCGGTTGCAGCGCGATCGCCGTCTACGCCCCGGTGCTGTTCTGGATGCGGGCGCTGCAGGTGCTCGTGCTGATGTTCGCGGTGCCCCTGCTGTTGGCGTGTGGCCGCCCGGTGGCCACCGTCCGGGCGGGCCTCGGCGGCGGGGCCCGGCGGCGCCTGGACGACGCGCTCGCCTCGACGCCGGCCCGGATGCTGATCTCTCCGGCGCCGACCGCGCTGGTGATGCTCGGCACGCCCTGGCTGCTGTACCTGACACCGTGGTACGTGGCCTCGATGACGGGTCCGATCGCGTCGGCGACGCGGGTGTTGCTGGTGCTCATCGGGTTCGGCTACTTCTACAGCCGCATCCAGGCCGACCCGGTGCCGCACCGCTATTCACCGATGATCTCCATCTGCATCAGCGTCGCCGAGTCGATCGGCGACGGGCTGCTCGGCGTCGTGCTGTGGCTGGGTCCGTTGGTCGCCGTCGACTACTACGCGGGTCTGCACCGAACCTGGGGACCCAGCCCGCGGGTGGACCAGTCCATCGGCGCGGGCATCCTGTGGCTGGTCGCCGACGTGCTCAGCCTCGGCTTCCTGCTGGTGCTGATGCGCGCGCTGCGGCTGCACGAAGCCCGGAGGGCCGAGCAGGTCGACGCCGAACTCGATGCCGCCGACCTGTCGGTGGCCGACGGTGATGCCCCCGGGCCGGAACCGCCCGGAGCTCCCTGGTGGCTGTCGGATCCGCAGCTGCGGGCCCGGTTCGGGCGCTGA
- the thiG gene encoding thiazole synthase (functions in thiamine (vitamin B1) biosynthesis; in Bacillus subtilis this enzyme catalyzes the formation of thiazole from dehydroxyglycine and 1-deoxy-D-xylulose-5-phosphate and ThiS-thiocarboxylate) yields the protein MTIAGRTFGSRLILGTGGAANLTVLQEALVASGTELTTVAMRRIDAEAGTGVLELLQRLGISMLPNTAGCRGAAEAVLTAQLAREALGTNWVKLEVIADERILLPDAVELVRAAEQLVDDDFVVLPYTTDDPVLARRLEDVGCAAVMPLGSPIGTGLGIANPHNIEMITAAAGVPVILDAGIGTASDAALAMELGCSAVLLASSVTRAADPAMMAAAMAAAVTAGLLARRAGRIPKRFWAQASSPTGSVSSWTATGCNS from the coding sequence CTGACCATCGCCGGCCGCACGTTCGGATCCCGGCTCATCCTGGGCACCGGCGGCGCGGCCAACCTGACCGTGCTCCAAGAGGCGCTGGTGGCCTCGGGCACCGAGCTGACCACCGTCGCGATGCGCCGGATCGACGCCGAGGCCGGAACCGGCGTGCTGGAACTGCTTCAGCGCCTCGGTATTTCGATGCTGCCGAACACGGCGGGCTGCCGTGGCGCCGCCGAGGCCGTGCTCACCGCCCAGCTGGCCCGGGAGGCACTCGGCACCAACTGGGTGAAGCTGGAGGTGATCGCCGACGAGCGTATCCTGCTGCCCGACGCCGTCGAATTGGTCCGCGCGGCAGAGCAACTCGTTGACGACGACTTCGTGGTACTGCCGTACACCACCGACGACCCGGTGCTGGCGCGCCGCCTCGAAGACGTCGGCTGCGCGGCGGTGATGCCGCTGGGCTCGCCGATCGGCACCGGACTGGGCATCGCCAACCCGCACAACATCGAGATGATCACCGCCGCCGCGGGTGTCCCGGTGATCCTCGACGCCGGCATCGGTACCGCCAGCGACGCCGCGCTGGCCATGGAACTCGGCTGCTCGGCGGTGCTGCTGGCGTCCTCGGTGACCCGCGCCGCCGACCCGGCGATGATGGCCGCCGCGATGGCCGCCGCCGTCACCGCCGGCCTGCTGGCCCGGCGCGCCGGACGGATCCCGAAGCGGTTCTGGGCGCAGGCGTCCTCGCCGACCGGATCGGTGTCGTCGTGGACCGCGACCGGGTGCAACAGCTAG